Sequence from the Maribellus comscasis genome:
TGGTTTTTGTTTTCATTTATTCGTGCTACTTTCTTGTAAATTCGTGTTACTATATGGGTAAAAAAATTATTGTGCTTTACTCATTACTAATTTTCCGTGCTGAATTCCCTTGATACTTATTAACTCTTCAGAAACCTCTGTTAGTTTATGAGAAGGACCTTTTACGGCAATGATTTCAAGATAGTTTTGTTCGTTTAAATAGAATCCCTGAGAAGACAGTATCACCTCTCTATATTTATATTGAATTTCGGAAGATTTTTTAAGTATATCATTTTTCTGATGACTGAAAACGAGTGTTATTGCTCCGGCTACAATGTTATCGCATTTCCACTTTTCTTCCACCAGATCTTTTTCGATTAGGTGTCTTATGGCCTGCGAGCGGTTGGCAAACCGGTTGTCGGAAACATAACTATCCAATGCTTCCAGTAATTCTTCATCCAATGATACTCCAAATCTTCTTACCGACATAGTGTTATCAAACTTCAAATTCGTGTTACGAAAATATATTAAATTGAAATGAAATCAAACAGATTTAAAAATTAAACACGAACTTTTAAAACACAATAGAAAGAATTTAATTGTATATTTAATCCAGGCAAAAATAAACTGGAATACTTCATTCAGTCAGATAAAAACATGGCAACAATAAAGACAGTATATTTAGGTGAACTTCGCACAGAAAACATACATCTGCAAAGTGGAAATACAGTCATTACCGACGCGCCAACCGATAATCGAGGTAAAGGAGAATATTTTTCGCCCACCGATCTTCTGGCAACTGCTTTAGGAAGTTGCATTATGACAATAATGGGAATAAAAGCACGAGACAACAATATCGATCTGAAAGGCACCACTGTTGATGTTACAAAAATTATGGCTTCCGAACCGCGTCGTGTTGCAGAGGTAATTGTTGATTTTTACTTCCCAAAGAAAAATTATTCCGACGAAGAAAAACGAATTATAGAAAGTGTGGCAGGGACTAGTCCTGTTCCTTTAAGCTTACATCCCTATTTAAATCAAATAATCAAATTTAACTGGTAAATAAATAGCTCTTTTCTTAGAATTTTTGTTTTGAAGGAAATACATTTCAACAGCTAAAAACAAAAAAGAGCGAACTCGATGTCCGCTCTCTTTTTATAATTAAAAATGGATTATTTTTCAAGTTCTTTCCAAACCATTGCGCTCGCCCCAACAATTGCAGCGTCGCCAGGTTTTAGTTCTGATGGCAGAATTTTAACTTTGTCTTTGTACATCGGGAGCAAATATTTCTCCATGCTCGCCTTTGTCGGTTTAAAAATTAAATCTCCCGCAGCAGTTGGGCCACCAAAAAGAAATATTGCTTCCGGGCTCAAATAATGCACAGTATCGGAAAAACCCAGGCCAAGCCAGTCACCGGTTTTTTCAAACACTTCCAATGCAATTTTATCGCCTTTCATTGCAGCATCGTAAATCATTTTCGAATCGAGTTCTTTGTATGATTTATCCGCCAATAAGCTATCATTTGCATTGTATTTAAGCAACAATTCAAAAGCAGTCCTTTTCATTCCCGATGCAGAACAATACGCTTCTAAATGTCCTAAACCTCCGCATCCACACGGCCGGCCATCAGGAACAAGCGTTGTATGTCCACATTCTCCGGCAAAACCATCGTGCCCATAAACTACGTCACCATTTACAACCATTCCGCTCCCTACACCTGTTCCCAGCGTGTACATCACGAAATTTTTCATGCCCTTTGCACCTCCGTAAATCATCTCTCCAACGGCGGCGGCATTTGCATCGTTTGTTAATACAATTGCCCCCAAATCGGGGAAATGAGTACGAAGAAATTTTACAATATTTACAATTCCCTTAAAAGAAAGATTTGCTGCATGTTCAATTGCTCCACTGTAATAATTACCACTTGGTGCACCAATTCCAATCCCTAAAATTTCAATTTCAGAATTAATGATTTTCAATTTTTCTACCAGGCTGTTAATAGCTATGGAAAGGTCAGAAATATATCGTTTGAAATCTCCATGATCTGGAGTTGCAATACTATCTTTAACCATAACATTTCCATCCTGATCTACAATACCAATTGCAGTATTCGTCCCGCCAATATCTATTCCAATTGAAACTTTTTTCATTCGATTCAGAGTTTTTGCTTAATCAACTTTGATGTCGGTGTTTACATTTTTACTACCAACCAAAGCGTAGAACAAGAGATAAGCAAGACCGAGTAGAGGAACCCAGTATGAAGGCTGGAAGCCAAAACTGTCGGCAATGGCATTTTGTACCAACGGAAGTAGTCCGCCACCTACAACGAGTGTCATAAAAATACCTGAAGCAGCTGCAACATATTTACCTAATCCTTCTACAGCAAGGTTGAAAATACCTCCCCACATAATTGAGGTACATAAACCTACCAGTACAAGGAACATGGCATTGATCGGAACTTCAGCAAATCCAAACGATAATGAACTTCCTGCTGCTTTAAATACAGGCATATTGACCATAGTTGATGATGGGAATAAAATGGCAGCAAGAACCAAAACCAAACCAACAAATGAAGCAACAGTTAACATCATTTTACTCGACACTTTGCTTCCTATTGATGCACCAACCAAGCGGCCGGCCAACATTAACAACCAATAAGTTCCGGCAACAGAACCTGCAATGCCTGCACCTATTCCTACCGATGGATCAGTTAACCAAAGCATCATAGTTCCGGGTACGCCTACTTCAACACCTACATATACAAAAATACCGATGGCACCAAAAATAAAATGACGGAATTGTAATGCACCTGACATTAAATTTTTTATTGGTTCTGAAGCGAACTCAATGCTTGGTTCCGGAATTCTAACTGCTAACAAAACAAAGAATACAAGAGCAAAGACTCCCAAAGCGATATACATTACCGGGAACACATCAGTAATACGTGCACTGACTGCCTCACCAATTAAAATACCTACAAAAGCAGGTGTAAAAGTAGCCATAACTGAGTTAAAAGAACCTCCAACCTGAATCAACTGGTTTCCTTTGTTTCCACCGCCACCTAAAGTATTCAACATTGGGTTTACAACAGTATTTAAAAGTGTCATTG
This genomic interval carries:
- a CDS encoding ROK family protein codes for the protein MKKVSIGIDIGGTNTAIGIVDQDGNVMVKDSIATPDHGDFKRYISDLSIAINSLVEKLKIINSEIEILGIGIGAPSGNYYSGAIEHAANLSFKGIVNIVKFLRTHFPDLGAIVLTNDANAAAVGEMIYGGAKGMKNFVMYTLGTGVGSGMVVNGDVVYGHDGFAGECGHTTLVPDGRPCGCGGLGHLEAYCSASGMKRTAFELLLKYNANDSLLADKSYKELDSKMIYDAAMKGDKIALEVFEKTGDWLGLGFSDTVHYLSPEAIFLFGGPTAAGDLIFKPTKASMEKYLLPMYKDKVKILPSELKPGDAAIVGASAMVWKELEK
- a CDS encoding MFS transporter; amino-acid sequence: MSSQDKNYVLPIIMMILLFGMIAFVTNLAAPMGVVLKSQFGASNFQGMLGNAANFIAYAVMGIPGGLLLQRIGYKKTALIAIAVGFIGVGIQYLSGHASETSAFTVYLIGAFVAGFSMTLLNTVVNPMLNTLGGGGNKGNQLIQVGGSFNSVMATFTPAFVGILIGEAVSARITDVFPVMYIALGVFALVFFVLLAVRIPEPSIEFASEPIKNLMSGALQFRHFIFGAIGIFVYVGVEVGVPGTMMLWLTDPSVGIGAGIAGSVAGTYWLLMLAGRLVGASIGSKVSSKMMLTVASFVGLVLVLAAILFPSSTMVNMPVFKAAGSSLSFGFAEVPINAMFLVLVGLCTSIMWGGIFNLAVEGLGKYVAAASGIFMTLVVGGGLLPLVQNAIADSFGFQPSYWVPLLGLAYLLFYALVGSKNVNTDIKVD
- a CDS encoding OsmC family protein codes for the protein MATIKTVYLGELRTENIHLQSGNTVITDAPTDNRGKGEYFSPTDLLATALGSCIMTIMGIKARDNNIDLKGTTVDVTKIMASEPRRVAEVIVDFYFPKKNYSDEEKRIIESVAGTSPVPLSLHPYLNQIIKFNW
- the nikR gene encoding nickel-responsive transcriptional regulator NikR → MSVRRFGVSLDEELLEALDSYVSDNRFANRSQAIRHLIEKDLVEEKWKCDNIVAGAITLVFSHQKNDILKKSSEIQYKYREVILSSQGFYLNEQNYLEIIAVKGPSHKLTEVSEELISIKGIQHGKLVMSKAQ